A genomic stretch from Glaciecola nitratireducens FR1064 includes:
- the uvrA gene encoding excinuclease ABC subunit UvrA, with translation MDKIEVRGARTHNLKNINIELPRNKLVVITGLSGSGKSSLAFDTLYAEGQRRYVESLSAYARQFLSMMEKPDVDHIAGLSPAISIEQKSTSHNPRSTVGTITEIYDYLRLLFARVGVPKCPDHDVALNAQTVSQMVDRVLEMPEGTKLMLLAPVVQDRKGEHVKTLEGLCAQGFIRARIDGEVCDLTDPPTLDLHKKHTIEVVVDRFKVRDDLQLRLAESFETALTLSAGSAKVAYMDDAEKHKEEIVFSANFACPHCGYSITELEPRIFSFNNPAGACQTCDGLGTRQFFDPHRVVGNHEISLSGGAIRGWDKRSYYYFQMLQSVADHYGFDLNKPFEKLDETAKELVLYGSKGTSIKFKYINERGDIMERKHPFEGIIPNMERRFRETESNTVREELGKYMSNQFCSACSGTRLRLEARNVFIEGTTLPEVAEKSIAECLSFFSNLELVGQRAAIADKILKEIKDRLAFLVNVGLNYLSLSRSADTLSGGEAQRIRLASQIGAGLVGVMYVLDEPSIGLHQRDNARLLETLRHLRDLGNTVIVVEHDEDAIKEADYIVDIGPGAGVHGGEIIAQGQLEDIMNSEHSLTGKYLSGREFITIPKKRNSTKDRKWVKLTGATGNNLQSVNLKIPQGLMTCITGVSGSGKSTLINDTFYRIAQRELNRATTNEPAPYKTITGLEHMDKVVDIDQSPIGRTPRSNPATYAGIFTPIREIFAGTQESRSRGYKPGRFSFNVKGGRCEACQGDGLIKVEMHFLPDVYVPCDVCAAKRYNRETLEIRYKNKNIHEILEMTVEDARDFFDAIPSINRKLQTLMDVGLSYIRLGQSATTLSGGEAQRVKLAKELSKRDTGQTLYILDEPTTGLHFHDIKQLLEVLHRLRDHGNTVVVIEHNLDVVKTADWVIDLGPEGGSGGGLIVAEGTPEDICKVEASHTGKFLAPMLAVQQGKQ, from the coding sequence ATGGATAAAATAGAAGTTCGCGGGGCTCGCACCCATAACCTGAAAAACATCAATATTGAACTCCCAAGAAACAAGCTAGTTGTTATCACTGGTTTGTCTGGTTCTGGGAAATCTTCGCTGGCGTTTGATACGCTGTACGCAGAAGGGCAGCGTCGCTACGTGGAGTCCTTATCTGCATACGCAAGACAGTTTTTGTCAATGATGGAAAAGCCAGACGTTGACCATATTGCGGGATTATCGCCTGCTATATCGATAGAACAAAAGTCAACCTCGCACAACCCGCGTTCAACCGTAGGAACAATCACAGAAATCTACGATTATCTGCGCCTATTGTTTGCGAGAGTCGGCGTACCAAAATGCCCAGACCATGATGTCGCGCTAAATGCACAAACTGTCAGCCAAATGGTTGACCGAGTATTGGAAATGCCTGAAGGCACCAAGCTCATGCTGCTCGCGCCTGTTGTCCAAGATCGCAAGGGCGAGCATGTAAAAACCTTGGAAGGCCTGTGTGCTCAGGGTTTCATCCGAGCTCGTATTGACGGTGAAGTTTGCGACCTAACCGATCCACCTACCTTAGACCTGCACAAGAAACACACCATTGAGGTTGTCGTTGACCGCTTTAAAGTGCGTGATGATTTGCAGCTACGTTTGGCTGAAAGCTTTGAAACTGCGCTTACTCTTTCCGCTGGCTCAGCCAAAGTAGCCTATATGGATGATGCTGAAAAACATAAAGAAGAAATCGTGTTTTCAGCCAACTTCGCATGTCCACACTGTGGTTACAGCATCACAGAGCTTGAGCCTAGAATTTTCTCATTCAATAATCCAGCTGGCGCTTGTCAAACCTGCGATGGTCTAGGCACAAGACAATTTTTCGACCCGCATAGAGTCGTGGGTAACCACGAAATTAGTTTAAGTGGAGGCGCAATCCGTGGTTGGGATAAACGCAGCTACTATTATTTCCAAATGCTGCAGTCGGTTGCGGACCATTACGGGTTTGATTTAAATAAGCCCTTTGAGAAGTTAGATGAGACAGCGAAAGAGCTTGTCTTATATGGCAGTAAAGGCACATCAATTAAGTTTAAGTACATTAATGAACGCGGCGACATCATGGAGCGCAAGCATCCATTCGAAGGCATTATTCCAAATATGGAACGTCGTTTTCGCGAAACTGAATCTAATACCGTGCGCGAAGAACTCGGCAAATATATGAGCAATCAGTTTTGCTCTGCATGTTCAGGAACCCGTTTAAGACTCGAAGCTCGCAATGTATTCATCGAAGGCACAACCTTGCCAGAAGTTGCAGAAAAGTCGATTGCCGAGTGTTTGAGTTTCTTCTCAAATTTAGAGCTTGTTGGCCAACGCGCGGCAATTGCCGATAAAATATTGAAAGAAATAAAAGACCGCTTGGCCTTCTTAGTCAATGTCGGTTTGAACTACCTATCGCTTTCTCGCAGCGCAGATACACTATCAGGCGGTGAGGCTCAGCGTATCCGTCTTGCTAGCCAAATTGGTGCCGGTTTAGTGGGTGTAATGTATGTGTTAGATGAGCCATCTATCGGCTTGCACCAACGCGACAATGCTAGGCTGCTCGAAACGCTTCGTCATTTGCGCGACCTAGGCAACACAGTTATCGTTGTTGAACACGATGAGGACGCAATAAAAGAAGCAGATTATATCGTTGATATTGGTCCGGGCGCAGGCGTGCATGGTGGTGAAATCATTGCTCAAGGCCAGCTTGAAGACATCATGAACAGTGAACATTCACTCACGGGTAAATACCTTTCGGGTAGAGAGTTCATTACCATACCGAAGAAGCGAAATAGCACAAAAGATCGTAAATGGGTGAAGTTGACAGGCGCCACAGGCAATAATTTACAATCCGTTAATTTAAAGATACCGCAAGGATTAATGACTTGTATTACAGGGGTATCTGGTTCAGGTAAATCGACGCTAATTAACGATACTTTTTATCGTATTGCACAGCGCGAATTGAACCGTGCAACCACTAACGAGCCAGCACCATACAAGACAATCACAGGTTTAGAACACATGGATAAGGTGGTTGATATTGACCAGAGCCCTATCGGCAGAACGCCGCGTTCTAACCCTGCAACTTACGCAGGTATTTTCACGCCAATTCGTGAGATTTTTGCTGGTACTCAAGAATCGCGTTCACGCGGTTATAAACCTGGGCGCTTTAGCTTTAACGTTAAGGGCGGACGTTGCGAAGCTTGTCAGGGCGATGGATTGATCAAAGTAGAAATGCACTTTTTACCTGACGTCTATGTCCCTTGCGATGTGTGTGCCGCCAAACGATACAATCGTGAAACACTTGAAATTCGTTACAAAAACAAAAACATTCATGAAATTTTGGAAATGACCGTTGAGGACGCTCGTGATTTCTTTGATGCAATACCGTCAATTAATCGCAAACTACAAACCTTGATGGATGTAGGCCTGTCCTATATTCGATTGGGTCAGTCTGCCACGACGCTGTCAGGCGGCGAAGCGCAACGCGTTAAGCTTGCCAAAGAATTGTCTAAGCGAGACACCGGTCAAACCCTTTATATCTTAGATGAGCCGACAACAGGCCTGCATTTCCACGACATCAAGCAGTTGCTTGAAGTACTGCATCGTCTGCGTGATCATGGCAACACGGTAGTGGTCATCGAGCACAACTTAGATGTTGTGAAAACAGCGGATTGGGTAATTGACCTAGGGCCCGAAGGTGGTTCTGGTGGTGGTCTTATCGTTGCTGAAGGAACGCCAGAGGACATTTGCAAGGTTGAAGCATCGCATACCGGTAAATTCCTAGCGCCAATGTTAGCTGTGCAACAGGGTAAACAATAA
- the pilM gene encoding type IV pilus biogenesis protein PilM, producing MRLSWRQLVKSKLKGKSSYFSIGIAFSGESVLLCALQKKGDELQWVLDASFSHSNWQGQLADYVQRHKLANTDCYVSLTSHWYQLLQIEKPKVPEEEVYAALGWPLKDLLPPNTEYVYDYLSPPAQVAGQSKLSVVAIPHKDITNISKGIYDADLTLKIISIEETATVELTPKSDDAVISLVQEHGEEIVLNIVKNNELYFTRRLKGFENLGSYSENELSMGITESLCVQIQRSMDYFESQLRQSPVRKVLLKLDTALTEQLAIQIQENMGLPVCPFEPEISCGSGFNFKMASFSCLGAAYVKQSMLVEQKNRKQDETDSSNLKSAEVAS from the coding sequence ATGCGTTTGAGTTGGCGACAACTTGTAAAGTCAAAATTAAAAGGGAAGTCATCGTACTTTTCTATCGGCATCGCTTTTTCTGGTGAAAGTGTGCTCTTGTGCGCTTTGCAAAAGAAGGGTGATGAACTGCAGTGGGTGTTGGATGCAAGTTTTAGTCACTCCAATTGGCAAGGTCAACTGGCTGACTATGTACAGCGTCATAAATTAGCCAACACTGATTGCTATGTTTCGCTGACATCACACTGGTATCAGTTGTTGCAGATTGAGAAACCCAAAGTGCCGGAAGAAGAAGTATATGCCGCACTTGGCTGGCCACTTAAAGATTTGCTTCCGCCAAACACAGAATACGTTTACGACTATTTGAGTCCTCCAGCGCAAGTAGCAGGCCAGTCTAAGCTTAGCGTTGTTGCTATTCCACACAAAGATATTACGAATATAAGCAAGGGTATCTACGACGCTGACCTCACTTTAAAAATCATTTCGATTGAAGAAACCGCTACCGTTGAACTAACACCAAAATCAGACGATGCAGTGATCAGTTTAGTGCAGGAGCACGGTGAAGAAATCGTGTTGAACATTGTAAAAAATAATGAGTTGTACTTTACGCGCCGTCTTAAAGGTTTTGAAAACCTAGGAAGCTACAGTGAAAACGAGCTTTCAATGGGAATCACTGAATCTCTGTGTGTGCAAATACAGCGTTCTATGGACTATTTCGAAAGCCAATTAAGACAATCTCCGGTACGCAAAGTGTTACTTAAGTTAGATACTGCATTAACAGAGCAGCTTGCTATTCAGATTCAAGAGAATATGGGCTTGCCCGTTTGTCCATTTGAACCAGAGATAAGCTGTGGCTCTGGCTTCAACTTTAAAATGGCAAGCTTTTCTTGTTTAGGCGCGGCTTATGTTAAGCAATCTATGCTGGTTGAGCAAAAAAATCGCAAACAAGACGAGACTGATAGCAGTAATCTGAAAAGTGCAGAGGTGGCTTCATGA
- a CDS encoding MFS transporter: MNPQETRAAISLALVYVLRMLGLFMVIPVLAIAAVEYPDYSPLLVGLAIGGYGLTQAILQIPMGVLSDKWGRKPVIYMGLCFFAIGSLIAANADTMTMLTVGRILQGAGAIAGAVIALAADVTRESERAKVMAIIGVSIGFSFYVALLTGPIIAGYYGIQGIFWITAILTLCCLPLVKFGVPNPEASSPSGDALPQLSQLKNLAKDPSLWRLNASVLTVHLLITCFFVQVPTLLTQASFGLDEHWKIYTPILFISILILVVLMKVCKPLQTSTSFIISLALMASGFGLLLLPEVNWLIIIVAGTLFFGGFNYMEAHMPVMVSSIAPAGKKGSAMGIYASCQFFGAFLGGLISGLLTGWLGPKLALMACLVFIAVAMYMALGLQQATKIKRVTLAIQNLGGDKLAANKIQLESDFAKLDGVQEVFVDVEKNAVYLKVDSKGFDIEKANALIS; the protein is encoded by the coding sequence TTGAACCCACAAGAAACACGTGCAGCCATTAGCTTAGCCTTAGTCTACGTTTTGCGTATGCTTGGCTTATTTATGGTTATTCCAGTTTTAGCAATTGCGGCTGTAGAGTATCCAGATTATTCACCCCTTTTAGTTGGCTTAGCTATTGGCGGCTACGGATTAACGCAAGCGATACTGCAGATCCCCATGGGCGTCTTGTCTGATAAGTGGGGACGAAAGCCTGTTATTTATATGGGGCTTTGTTTCTTTGCGATTGGCAGCCTAATTGCTGCTAATGCAGATACCATGACCATGCTCACGGTAGGACGAATTTTGCAAGGTGCGGGCGCGATTGCCGGTGCTGTAATAGCCTTGGCAGCTGACGTCACGCGTGAATCAGAGCGTGCAAAAGTAATGGCGATTATAGGTGTTTCCATTGGTTTTTCATTTTATGTAGCCTTGTTAACCGGCCCAATAATTGCTGGATACTATGGCATTCAGGGGATTTTTTGGATTACGGCAATACTGACTCTTTGTTGTCTACCCTTGGTGAAGTTTGGCGTGCCTAATCCTGAAGCAAGCAGCCCATCTGGCGATGCACTGCCGCAATTGAGTCAATTAAAAAACCTTGCCAAAGACCCGAGTCTTTGGCGTTTAAATGCAAGCGTGTTGACGGTTCACTTGCTGATCACTTGTTTTTTCGTGCAAGTTCCGACCTTGCTTACTCAGGCTAGTTTTGGTCTTGATGAACATTGGAAAATTTATACGCCAATTTTGTTCATTTCGATATTGATTTTAGTTGTTCTAATGAAAGTGTGTAAGCCCCTGCAAACATCAACGTCCTTCATTATATCACTAGCACTAATGGCATCAGGGTTCGGGCTACTGCTGTTACCAGAAGTGAACTGGCTCATCATTATCGTTGCTGGTACTTTATTTTTTGGCGGCTTCAACTATATGGAGGCGCATATGCCGGTGATGGTTTCGAGCATAGCCCCTGCTGGCAAAAAAGGCAGCGCGATGGGGATTTATGCTAGTTGCCAATTTTTTGGTGCGTTTCTAGGCGGACTTATATCTGGCTTGCTGACGGGATGGTTGGGTCCTAAACTCGCTTTAATGGCTTGCTTAGTTTTCATCGCTGTTGCTATGTACATGGCTTTGGGATTGCAACAAGCGACGAAAATTAAAAGAGTCACACTCGCAATTCAAAACTTAGGCGGTGATAAACTGGCAGCAAATAAAATACAGTTGGAAAGTGATTTTGCTAAACTTGACGGCGTACAGGAAGTATTTGTCGATGTAGAAAAAAATGCAGTGTATTTAAAAGTCGACAGCAAGGGCTTCGACATAGAAAAAGCTAACGCATTGATTAGCTAG
- a CDS encoding acyl-CoA thioesterase, whose protein sequence is MLSIEFDVRFYETDALQHVSNTVLVGWFETARLPIFKYFTPDLDLNNWPLILANYNVDFLEQIYLAGPVEVKTWVSRIGNSSFVVYQELWQSNTKKAKGTTTLVRFDYASKKSVRIPDDIRAKLEEHKIELE, encoded by the coding sequence GTGTTAAGTATTGAATTCGATGTTCGCTTTTATGAAACGGACGCACTGCAGCATGTCAGTAATACAGTATTAGTGGGATGGTTTGAAACTGCTCGCCTACCAATATTCAAATACTTTACACCTGATTTGGACCTGAATAATTGGCCGCTTATTTTGGCTAATTACAACGTTGATTTCTTAGAGCAGATTTATTTGGCGGGTCCTGTTGAGGTCAAAACTTGGGTGAGCCGCATTGGCAATAGCTCTTTTGTCGTTTACCAAGAGCTATGGCAGTCAAATACAAAAAAAGCCAAGGGAACAACAACGCTTGTTCGCTTTGACTATGCCAGTAAAAAGTCGGTGCGCATCCCTGACGATATTCGCGCCAAGCTTGAAGAACATAAAATAGAACTTGAATAA
- a CDS encoding ATP-binding protein, whose protein sequence is MSVTNVFIGITVFLLASFLEKALVDSLDKSDALNEALEGERKANHAQSVFLATMSHEIRTPMNGIIGLADIILSSTITEEQRPKLERIKRAGSTLNTILNDILDHTKLAAGKLVIESVPISLREIINETTLFFQTLAANKDIQLAAKVDKSVDFSLMGDPTRITQILNNLVSNAIKFTPKNGLVNISLKVIEDSAAAQTLEFCVEDTGIGISDESLKDIFSPFVQANRSTTREYGGTGLGLQISKSLLDNLGGEIWLESKENIGSQFYFRLCLEKSEQLPINMYNDEQREMPQFTGKVLVVEDNEINQIVAYEILTSFGLDVALANDGKHGIEVTKDCCFDIIFMDLQMPNVDGFEATKAIRLRDKVTPIIALSASVLQEDVANARRVGMNAHIGKPIDRKELITVLQRFIKT, encoded by the coding sequence TTGTCTGTCACTAATGTGTTTATTGGTATCACGGTATTTCTATTGGCATCGTTTTTAGAGAAAGCGTTAGTAGATAGTTTGGACAAGTCCGATGCGTTAAATGAAGCATTAGAAGGTGAGCGAAAGGCTAATCATGCACAGTCTGTTTTTTTAGCCACGATGTCACACGAAATTCGCACGCCAATGAATGGCATCATCGGTTTAGCTGATATTATTCTGTCATCGACTATCACGGAGGAACAGCGACCTAAGCTTGAAAGGATAAAACGGGCAGGCTCTACCTTAAACACTATTTTGAACGACATACTTGACCATACAAAGCTTGCTGCAGGCAAGCTTGTCATTGAAAGCGTGCCGATAAGCCTCCGTGAAATAATTAATGAAACGACACTTTTTTTTCAAACGTTAGCGGCTAATAAAGATATACAATTAGCAGCAAAGGTCGATAAATCTGTAGATTTTTCGCTCATGGGCGATCCGACGAGGATCACTCAAATTCTTAATAACTTAGTAAGTAATGCCATCAAATTCACCCCAAAAAATGGTCTGGTCAATATTTCGCTTAAGGTGATTGAGGACAGTGCAGCAGCTCAAACCTTAGAGTTTTGTGTAGAGGATACAGGTATTGGTATTTCAGATGAAAGTTTGAAAGATATTTTTTCGCCATTTGTTCAAGCGAATAGGTCGACGACGCGCGAATATGGCGGAACTGGCCTCGGACTGCAAATATCGAAAAGCTTGCTTGATAATTTAGGCGGTGAAATATGGCTTGAGAGCAAAGAGAATATTGGCAGCCAGTTTTATTTTCGGCTGTGCTTAGAAAAAAGCGAGCAGTTACCTATCAATATGTATAACGATGAGCAAAGAGAAATGCCGCAGTTCACCGGCAAAGTATTGGTTGTAGAAGATAATGAAATTAATCAGATTGTCGCATACGAAATTTTAACGTCGTTCGGACTTGATGTAGCGTTGGCAAATGATGGAAAGCATGGCATTGAAGTAACGAAGGATTGTTGCTTTGATATTATATTCATGGATTTACAGATGCCAAACGTAGATGGCTTCGAGGCGACCAAAGCAATACGTCTAAGAGACAAAGTCACGCCAATTATTGCGCTCAGTGCCTCAGTGCTGCAGGAAGATGTTGCCAATGCGCGTCGTGTTGGTATGAATGCTCATATTGGCAAGCCGATTGATCGCAAAGAATTGATTACGGTCTTACAGCGATTCATCAAGACATAA
- a CDS encoding glutathione S-transferase N-terminal domain-containing protein yields the protein MSVIINLIRNLLGGIIAFFDVITRGSKLKRTKENQQQLEKELQEFTLYQFFACPFCIKTRRAMYKMNLPIVKRNVSKGSPYRDELLQGGGKVQTPCLRIESATGTTWLYESSEIIDYLRQRFA from the coding sequence ATGAGCGTAATCATTAACCTAATTCGCAACTTACTTGGTGGCATCATTGCTTTTTTTGATGTTATTACCCGCGGTAGCAAGTTAAAGCGCACAAAAGAAAACCAGCAACAGCTTGAAAAAGAGTTACAGGAGTTTACGCTGTATCAATTTTTTGCCTGTCCGTTTTGTATTAAGACTCGCCGTGCAATGTATAAAATGAATTTGCCGATAGTTAAACGCAATGTATCGAAGGGCTCGCCTTATCGCGATGAGCTGCTTCAAGGCGGTGGAAAGGTTCAAACACCTTGCTTGCGCATTGAGTCAGCTACAGGAACTACTTGGTTGTATGAGTCTTCCGAGATTATAGATTATTTGCGCCAACGCTTCGCATAA
- the ssb gene encoding single-stranded DNA-binding protein yields the protein MASRGVNKVILVGNLGNDPEVRYMPNGNAVANLSIATSESWKDQQGQLQEKTEWHKVTMYRRLAEIAGEYLKKGSQIYLEGKLQTRKWQDQQGNDRYTTEVIADQLQMLGGRNESGGGQGGGGQGGGYQQSPQGGQNNQGGYQQGGGQQGGGYKPAQQSPQKSPQQAPQKAPPMAEPDFDFDDDIPF from the coding sequence ATGGCCTCTAGAGGTGTGAATAAAGTAATCTTAGTTGGCAATTTAGGCAACGATCCCGAAGTTCGTTACATGCCTAATGGTAACGCCGTTGCCAATTTGAGTATCGCCACTAGTGAAAGTTGGAAAGATCAACAGGGTCAACTTCAAGAAAAAACAGAATGGCACAAAGTAACTATGTACCGTCGTTTGGCAGAAATTGCGGGTGAGTATTTGAAAAAAGGCTCGCAAATTTACTTGGAAGGTAAATTGCAAACTCGCAAATGGCAGGACCAACAAGGTAACGATCGTTACACAACAGAAGTCATTGCTGACCAGCTACAGATGTTAGGCGGCCGTAATGAAAGTGGCGGTGGTCAAGGTGGCGGCGGCCAAGGCGGCGGTTATCAGCAGTCTCCACAAGGCGGCCAAAATAATCAAGGCGGCTATCAGCAAGGCGGCGGACAGCAGGGCGGTGGATACAAGCCAGCACAGCAGTCACCGCAAAAGTCTCCTCAGCAGGCACCGCAAAAAGCGCCGCCAATGGCAGAGCCTGACTTTGATTTCGATGATGACATTCCTTTCTAA
- a CDS encoding methyl-accepting chemotaxis protein — translation MNFLAKLSIAQKLFLIPIIGTLSFGIYIGISTYTAYANVALLDDARTKQTPALLKSREALNSMEGVKETLSAAVTTGDEDSLIKAETLATRTSDNLKFIIQLDNNMAKDVSPILKAFDSYFKTAYDVSKSMVDNTADFSKLQTALQDMNASYDRANADLKAFSGQREVSFENAISSANESAKSLIKIGIFMGLATMVILFLTALPIVNNLRKSIVDVVSSLKDMAQGDGDLTIRIKTDNADEIGDLVHWFNQFIEKLQGVVRDIGNSSKPLSNLAENLNQVSNQARVTISSQQMAAADAKSAVDEMTNSVGAVATSANEAANAAGEASTAADDGQRVVNQTVASIQSLAARVEETAVVIKKLEQDSNQVGVVLDVIKGIAEQTNLLALNAAIEAARAGEQGRGFAVVADEVRTLASRTQKSTEEIQATIEQLQSAARSAVSVMAKGTEQAAVSVDEANKAGASLNAITETISRITRMNDQIANSTGEQQKVADMISSNVDEINARTEDTTSSSEQLTLVSSELEQLSKDFNRIMQQFKY, via the coding sequence ATGAATTTTTTGGCGAAACTATCAATTGCTCAAAAGCTGTTTTTAATTCCAATTATTGGAACACTTAGCTTTGGTATCTACATAGGCATAAGCACATATACCGCATATGCCAATGTGGCTCTTCTTGATGATGCTCGGACAAAGCAGACGCCAGCCCTGTTAAAGTCAAGGGAAGCACTGAATTCAATGGAGGGCGTAAAAGAAACGCTTAGTGCCGCTGTGACCACAGGTGATGAAGATAGTTTGATTAAGGCCGAGACGCTTGCCACCAGAACGTCTGACAATCTAAAGTTCATCATCCAGCTCGATAACAACATGGCGAAAGACGTCAGCCCAATCTTAAAAGCCTTCGATTCTTATTTTAAAACGGCTTACGATGTCAGTAAGTCAATGGTTGATAATACAGCCGACTTTTCAAAGTTACAGACTGCGTTGCAAGACATGAACGCTTCTTACGACAGAGCAAATGCTGATTTAAAAGCGTTTAGTGGACAGCGCGAAGTGTCTTTTGAAAATGCCATCAGTAGTGCTAATGAATCTGCAAAGTCGCTCATTAAAATCGGTATTTTCATGGGGCTAGCAACCATGGTTATCTTGTTTTTAACAGCCCTTCCTATTGTGAACAACTTGCGTAAAAGCATTGTAGATGTTGTTAGTTCGTTGAAAGATATGGCGCAAGGCGACGGCGATTTAACCATCCGAATTAAAACGGATAACGCCGATGAAATTGGCGATTTGGTTCACTGGTTTAATCAATTTATTGAAAAGCTGCAGGGAGTTGTGAGGGATATTGGTAACTCAAGTAAGCCTTTATCAAACTTAGCTGAAAACTTAAATCAAGTGTCAAATCAAGCGCGCGTTACCATTTCGTCACAGCAAATGGCTGCGGCGGATGCTAAATCAGCTGTTGATGAAATGACGAATAGCGTAGGTGCTGTTGCAACGAGTGCTAACGAAGCAGCTAATGCAGCTGGCGAAGCATCGACCGCGGCGGACGATGGTCAACGAGTCGTGAACCAAACGGTAGCTAGTATTCAAAGTTTGGCCGCTAGAGTAGAAGAAACCGCAGTAGTTATTAAGAAGCTAGAGCAAGACTCAAATCAGGTTGGCGTAGTATTAGACGTGATTAAAGGCATTGCAGAACAAACTAATTTGTTGGCTTTGAATGCTGCCATTGAAGCAGCTCGAGCAGGCGAACAAGGCCGTGGATTTGCGGTTGTTGCTGATGAAGTAAGGACATTGGCCTCACGCACCCAAAAGTCGACAGAAGAGATTCAAGCAACCATTGAACAACTCCAAAGTGCAGCGCGCTCTGCAGTTTCAGTCATGGCGAAGGGGACAGAGCAGGCTGCGGTTAGTGTTGATGAAGCAAATAAAGCGGGTGCAAGTTTGAATGCAATTACGGAGACCATTAGTCGCATAACACGCATGAATGACCAAATTGCTAATTCCACTGGCGAGCAACAAAAAGTAGCGGATATGATTTCGTCCAATGTTGATGAAATTAATGCACGCACAGAGGATACGACGTCCAGTTCTGAACAGTTAACTTTGGTTAGCTCTGAGCTAGAGCAGCTATCAAAAGACTTTAACCGTATTATGCAGCAGTTTAAGTACTAA
- a CDS encoding 2OG-Fe(II) oxygenase, with translation MVKNTDFISVIDNALSPQLCQQIIDIFETSEHLAPGETGGGVDTSKKRSTDVSISRHAEFKEISPQVSAVTGKHLVDYFKAYYFALIGPIGLTMADINTGKPVKLTADNFNEQALPRLPQIVNYLFRMGEINAQKYTAGDGGYPYWHSENYPQKGSTDALHRNLLFMFYLNDVEEGGETEFYYQDKKIKPKAGRMVIAPSGFTHTHRGNVPTSNDKYILTSWVLFNPAEHIFAGS, from the coding sequence CTGGTGAAGAATACCGATTTTATTAGCGTTATTGATAATGCTCTATCGCCCCAGTTATGTCAGCAAATAATCGATATATTTGAAACCAGCGAGCACCTAGCCCCCGGTGAAACAGGCGGAGGTGTGGACACTTCTAAGAAACGTTCAACCGATGTTTCTATTTCTCGCCATGCAGAATTTAAAGAGATTTCTCCGCAAGTCAGTGCAGTCACTGGCAAGCATCTTGTCGACTACTTCAAAGCTTATTATTTCGCGTTAATTGGCCCAATCGGCTTAACCATGGCAGATATAAACACAGGTAAGCCAGTAAAATTAACCGCCGATAACTTCAACGAACAGGCCCTCCCCAGATTACCGCAAATTGTAAATTACTTGTTTAGAATGGGCGAAATTAACGCACAAAAATATACTGCTGGTGATGGCGGTTATCCATATTGGCATTCTGAAAACTATCCGCAAAAAGGGTCAACTGATGCCCTGCATCGCAACTTATTGTTCATGTTTTATTTGAATGATGTAGAGGAAGGTGGCGAAACCGAGTTTTACTATCAAGATAAGAAAATTAAGCCGAAAGCTGGCAGAATGGTAATTGCCCCCAGTGGTTTTACGCATACTCACCGCGGCAATGTGCCAACTTCCAACGATAAATACATTCTAACGTCTTGGGTGCTATTTAATCCTGCCGAGCATATATTCGCTGGCAGTTAA
- a CDS encoding DUF3299 domain-containing protein, protein MLIGCLFTAVSMANIDNEPKELYWEDMVPKGYVVPPSAIDHNGNMTQLEPDAPLLQSLNGQFVKIPGFVVPLEGDADNITEFLLVPYFGACIHVPPPPSNQIVYVKFSEGVPITNLYDAVWVTGILSTDGWKGDIATVGYTLKGQAVTEFEG, encoded by the coding sequence ATGCTGATCGGATGCTTATTTACGGCTGTTTCAATGGCGAATATAGACAACGAACCGAAAGAACTATATTGGGAAGATATGGTGCCAAAAGGCTATGTTGTACCGCCGAGCGCAATTGATCATAACGGCAATATGACCCAACTGGAGCCGGATGCACCGCTGCTTCAATCGTTGAATGGTCAGTTTGTTAAAATTCCAGGTTTTGTGGTTCCACTCGAAGGTGACGCCGATAATATTACTGAGTTTTTACTGGTTCCGTATTTTGGCGCTTGCATTCATGTACCGCCTCCACCATCAAATCAGATAGTTTATGTTAAATTTTCTGAAGGTGTGCCGATAACCAACTTATACGACGCTGTTTGGGTAACAGGTATCTTGTCTACCGATGGTTGGAAGGGCGATATCGCGACCGTTGGCTACACGCTGAAAGGCCAAGCTGTAACTGAGTTCGAAGGCTAG